One window of the Podospora pseudopauciseta strain CBS 411.78 chromosome 4, whole genome shotgun sequence genome contains the following:
- the MPG1 gene encoding mannose-1-phosphate guanyltransferase (EggNog:ENOG503NTZ3; COG:M) — MKALILVGGFGTRLRPLTLTLPKPLVEFGNKRMILHQIEALAAAGVTDIVLAVNYRPEIMEKYLAEYEKEFGINITISIESEPLGTAGPLKLAEEVLRKDDTPFFVLNSDVTCDYPFKELAAFHKSHGDEGTIVVTKVEEPSKYGVVVHKPGHPTKIDRFVEKPVEFVGNRINAGMYILNTSVLDRIELRPTSIEQETFPAMVKDGQLHSFDLEGFWMDVGQPKDFLTGTCLYLSSLAKKQSKLLTPTTEPFVYGGNVLIDPSAKIGKNCRIGPNVTIGPDVVVGDGVRLQRCVLLSGAKVKDHAWVKSTIVGWNSVVGRWARLENVTVLGDDVTISDEVYVNGGSVLPHKTIKANVDVPAIIM, encoded by the exons ATGAAGG CCCTAATTCTCGTCGGCGGCTTTGGCACTCGCCTTCGCCCTCTC ACTCTGACCCTCCCCAAGCCTCTGGTCGAGTTCGGCAATAAGCGGATGATCCTGCACCAGATCGAGGCCCTTGCAGCTGCTGGTGTTACCGACATTGTATTGGCTGTCAACTACCGCCCCGAGATTATGGAGAAGTACCTGGCCGAG TACGAAAAAGAATtcggcatcaacatcaccatctcgATCGAATCCGAGCCCCTCGGCACGGCCGGCCCGCTCAAGCTCGCCGAGGAGGTGCTCCGTAAGGACGACACCCCCTTTTTCGTGCTCAACTCGGACGTGACGTGCGATTACCCCTTCAAGGAGCTCGCCGCCTTCCACAAGTCGCACGGCGATGAGGGGACCATTGTCGTGaccaaggtggaggagcccTCCAAGTACGGCGTCGTGGTTCACAAGCCGGGGCACCCGACCAAGATTGACCGCTTCGTCGAGAAGCCGGTCGAGTTTGTGGGCAACAGGATCAACGCGGGCATGTACATCCTCAACACGTCGGTCCTTGACCGCATCGAGCTGAGGCCCACCTCGATCGAGCAGGAGACCTTCCCCGCCATGGTGAAGGACGGGCAGCTGCACTCTTTTGACCTGGAGGGCTTCTGGATGGACGTCGGGCAGCCAAAGGATTTCTTGACGGGGACGTGCCTGTACCTGTCGAGCCTGGCGAAGAAGCAGAGCAAGCTGCTGACCCCGACGACGGAGCCGTTTGTGTACGGGGGGAACGTGCTGATTGACCCGAGCGCCAAGATTGGGAAGAACTGCAGAATAGGGCCCAACGTGACGATTGGGCcggatgtggtggtgggggatggggtgaggCTGCAGAGGTGTGTGCTGCTCTCGGGGGCCAAGGTGAAGGATCACGCTTGGGTGAAGAGCACGATTGTGGGGTGGAACAgtgtggtggggaggtgggcgaggttggagaaTGTGACGGTGTTGGGGGATGATGTGACGATTAGTGATGAGGTTTATGTTAATGGGGGGAGTGTGCTGCCTCACAAGACGATCAAGGCGAATGTGGATGTGCCGGCTATTATTATGTAA
- a CDS encoding hypothetical protein (EggNog:ENOG503P46V) — MVGFYMQYLESLCRRRGWHDPSYECYRDSSGYTCLVLVNGREYQTDLAYESGNLAQENAAMRAFMVCRNFSVNGGMLARNGIVQGLPADDSSVRKSRKSSRHHPSTSHRRSGHHSSSSSTTSLE; from the exons ATGGTTGGCTTCTACATGCAGTACCTGGAGA GTCTTTGCCGCCGGCGTGGATGGCACGACCCCAGCTACGAGTGCTACCGCGACAGCAGCGGCTACACTTGCCTGGTTCTGGTGAATGGCCGTGAGTACCAGACGGACCTTGCATACGAATCCGGGAACCTGGCCCAGGAAAACGCAGCCATGCGTGCTTTTATGGTTTGCCGGAACTTTTCAGTCAATGGCGGCATGCTTGCCCGCAACGGGATCGTCCAGGGGCTGCCTGCCGACGACAGCAGCGTTCGCAAGTCTCGGAAGAGCAGCCGGCACCACCCGTCTACAAGCCACCGCAGGTCTGGACACCACTCCAGCAGCAGTTCGACCACCTCTTTGGAGTGA
- the SRP40 gene encoding jun-like transcription factor (EggNog:ENOG503NUEP; COG:Y): MAKDKKVKADKVTKSTPAATQLPAQLLDLVEKFLSEHDFTEAHTEFTKARKAKGLKKAKGEATDSTLESVFQAWETSKAKASSDDDSSSSNESDSSSSSDSDSDSDSDSESDSDDVEMADAPADSESSDSSSSSESSDSDSSDSESESESEEEKKPAATNPLKRKATSESSDSSSEDSSGSDSEKEKPAAKKQKTAAAKAESSSSESSSDSSSDSSSSSDSSSSDSSSDSDSSSSDSSSDSDSSDSDSSDSDSSDSEDVAEEAAKVPLPDSSDDSSSDSSSDSDSDSDSDNKSKTKTKKSTKTKANSDTSASGSSNSSATLNGSTSPKVFPVSTFAPLPPDPFVKTNNRGKGAAVKEEKVPFSRVNRNIKVDPKFADNSFAGEDWGRKAHEDLIVTRGKGFTKEKNKKKKGSYRGGRIDTGLQLGIKFDDDGN; the protein is encoded by the coding sequence ATGGCCAAAgacaagaaggtcaaggccGACAAAGTCACCAAGTCGACCCCTGCCGCTACCCAGCTGCCTGCCCAGCTCCTCGACCTTGTAGAGAAGTTTCTCTCTGAGCATGATTTCACCGAGGCCCACACCGAATTCACCAAGGCTCGCAAGGCCAAGGGtttgaagaaggccaagggaGAGGCAACCGACAGCACTCTGGAGTCCGTCTTCCAGGCTTGGGAGACttccaaggccaaggcttCTAGTGACGACGattccagcagcagcaacgagTCCGATTCCTCTTCCAGCAGCGACAGTGATTCGGACTCGGACTCGGACTCCGAGAGCGAcagtgatgatgtcgagatggCCGACGCCCCGGCCGACTCTGAGAGCTCTGACTCTAGCAGTAGCTCTGAGAGCTCCGACAGTGACAGCTCCGACAGTGAAAGTGAGAGCGaaagtgaggaggagaagaagcctgCCGCTACCAATCCTTTGAAGCGCAAGGCCACGTCCGAGAGCAGCGACTCGTCGTCTGAGGATTCCTCCGGCTCTGATtccgagaaggagaagccagctgccaagaagcagaagacTGCCGCCGCTAAGGCCGAGTCATCCTCCTCTGAGTCTTCATCCGACTCTTCTTCGGATTCTTCTTCGAGCTCCGATAGCAGCTCTTCTGATTCTTCTTCCGATTCCGACTCATCGTCCTCCGACTCTTCTTCAGACTCTGACTCGTCCGATTCTGATTCATCTGACTCCGACTCTTCCGATTCCGAAGACGTagccgaggaggctgctaAGGTCCCCCTTCCCGACTCCAGCGACGATTCATCATCCGATTCCTCCTCCGATAGTGACTCGGACAGCGACTCCGACAACAAGAGCAAGACTAAGACAAAGAAgtccaccaagaccaaggcgAACAGTGACACCTCCGCGAGCGGTTCCTCCAATAGCTCTGCAACTCTCAACGGGAGCACCTCGCCTAAGGTTTTCCCCGTCAGCACCTTcgcccctcttcctcccgaCCCGTTTGTGAAGACCAACAACCGCGGCAAGGGCGCTGCAGTaaaagaggagaaggttCCCTTTTCCCGTGTAAACCGGAACATCAAGGTTGACCCTAAGTTTGCCGACAACTCGTTTGCGGGTGAGGACTGGGGAAGAAAGGCGCACGAGGACCTCATTGTCACGAGGGGCAAGGGCTTTACAAaggagaagaacaagaagaagaagggcagcTACAGGGGTGGCAGGATCGACACTGGCCTGCAATTGGGCATCAAGTTCGACGATGACGGAAACTAA
- the HIR1 gene encoding HIR complex subunit (EggNog:ENOG503NUB8; COG:B; BUSCO:EOG09260U6R) — protein sequence MYIIKPSWLRHSGEQKDFEVYSCHVSQDGKRLATAGGDGHVRIWSTDSIYNGHVEGYSAPRQLCHMSHHLGTIHSVRFSPNNRYLASGADDRVICIYQLDSNPPSHATTFGTNEPPPIENWKTHKRLVGHDSDVQDLAWSYDNSILVSVGLDSKVVVWSGHTFEKLKTLAVHQSHVKGITFDPANKFFATAGDDRTIKIFRFTPPAPNATAHDMVNNFVLETTISAPFKSSPLTTYFRRCSWSPDGNHIAAANAVNGPVSSVAIIERSRWDSQINLIGHEGPTEACMFSPRLFHTQNPAEKGASGSLVTVIASAGQDKTLSIWNTNTSRPVVIVQDVASKSISDLAWAPDGQTLFACSLDGNIVVVQFEVGELGWVATAEENDKALEKYGVARKGMGTAEDVDGLHLENHSKAGELRGAESRMGALMGDLPAAAAAAAAASKSDTAATTNGTKSTKNGDAVKNGETNGTSEPKSGKETPAAESADKAAERINELKSRVQVTKDGRKRVAPLLVSSSGTGLLSLPQSQLVGAKSKTAIQSETPQTVIDLSKPSHGLPKGGIAALLLGTKRKAVVLDGEEEDEPNKRLATGPVPIMADTVDGLEPATLTSPPQGLVPTPEFLRSAVVSPSVSFSQVRLAVPKIRSHIVRALEKGVLQGESTLEEASKIPENTILEAKNPARPREPSHITATKRGALLWQDYLPRAIILLTGNKHFWAAACEDGTLHTWTPAGRRLLNGIILESQPIILESRDHWLLCVTSVGMCHVFNIKTMSAAHPPVSLAPILDIAITSLSPDGPTAAPGVTSAHLNSLGTIVVTLSNGDGFYYSPTLYTWQRLSESWWALGSQYWNSNDSSLTALSSTAVGPSAPAKKPKSGGDDKPDISAGIIPHLERHTTTEFLVKGRAYTLQRLIKQLVAKDGFEGFESVVSVAHLENRMAGALALGAKEEFRLYLFMYAKRIGAEGLRSKVEELLNTLVGGVLQDNKDGVEKGRGWFDKGEVICGWERKELLKGVVLILGKFRDLQRTTVQYARILGLTAGNEEDEEDGEKTNGVVDQMEE from the exons ATGTACATCATCAAGCCTTCGTGGCTTCGCCATAGTG GCGAACAGAAGGACTTTGAGGTTTACAGTTGCCACGTCTCCCAGGATGGAAAGAGACTGGCCACCGCTGGCGGAGATGGCCATGTTCGCATCTGGTCGACCGATTCAATCTACAATGGTCATGTCGAAGGCTACTCGGCCCCGCGACAGCTCTGCCACATGAGCCACCACCTGGGCACCATCCATTCCGTCCGATTCTCCCCAAATAATCGCTACCTCGCTTCCGGCGCCGACGACCGTGTCATCTGCATCTACCAGCTCGACAGCAACCCTCCATCACACGCCACCACATTTGGCACCAACGAGCCACCGCCCATCGAGAATTGGAAAACCCACAAACGCCTCGTAGGCCACGACAGCGACGTCCAGGACCTCGCCTGGTCTTACGACAACTCGATTCTCGTCTCAGTTGGTCTCGATTCGAAAGTGGTGGTATGGTCAGGACACACATTCGAAAAGCTAAAGACACTTGCTGTTCACCAAAGCCATGTCAAGGGGATCACCTTTGACCCGGCCAATAAGTTCTTCGCTACCGCCGGTGATGACCGGACCATCAAGATTTTCCGGTTTACCCCTCCGGCTCCGAATGCCACCGCCCACGATATGGTCAACAACTTTGTTCTCGAGACTACCATCAGTGCGCCGTTCAAGAGCTCCCCGCTCACCACGTACTTTCGGAGGTGTAGTTGGTCGCCAGATGGCAATCACATCGCGGCCGCGAATGCAGTAAACGGCCCAGTCAGCAGTGTGGCCATCATTGAGCGTTCAAGATGGGACAGCCAGATCAACCTGATTGGTCACGAAGGCCCAACTGAGGCGTGTATGTTCTCGCCTCGTTTGTTCCATACCCAAAACCCGGCCGAGAAGGGCGCATCCGGATCACTGGTGACAGTCATTGCCTCTGCTGGTCAGGACAAGACGTTGAGTATATGGAACACAAACACCTCTCGGCCAGTTGTGATTGTGCAGGATGTAGCATCCAAGTCCATTTCAGACTTGGCATGGGCCCCAGATGGCCAGACCTTGTTTGCCTGCAGCTTAGATGGAAACATCGTTGTGGTCCAGTTTGAAGTTGGCGAGCTGGGGTGGGTAGCAACGGCAGAGGAGAACGACAAGGCTCTCGAGAAGTACGGGGTTGCCAGAAAGGGAATGGGAACTGCAGAAGATGTTGATGGGCTACACCTCGAGAATCACAGCAAGGCTGGCGAGTTGCGAGGGGCCGAGTCCCGGATGGGGGCTCTGATGGGAGATCtgcctg ctgctgctgctgctgctgctgctgcttcgaAGAGTGACACGGCTGCCACAACAAATGGCACCAAGTCAACAAAGAACG GTGACGCGGTCAAGAATGGAGAGACAAATGGCACTTCTGAGCCCAAGTCAGGCAAGGAGACACCGGCCGCAGAGAGTGCCGACAAGGCTGCAGAGCGCATCAACGAACTGAAGTCCCGGGTGCAGGTAACGAAGGATGGAAGGAAGAGGGTTGCACCTCTGCTAGTCTCGTCATCCGGCACTGGCTTACTGTCATTACCACAATCGCAGCTAGTGGGCGCGAAGTCCAAGACTGCGATACAAAGCGAGACACCTCAGACGGTGATTGATCTTTCAAAACCCTCCCATGGGCTACCAAAAGGCGGTATCGCCGCCTTGTTGCTAGGCACCAAGAGAAAAGCTGTTGTGCTtgacggggaggaagaggatgaacCCAACAAGCGGCTGGCAACAGGTCCTGTACCAATCATGGCTGACACAGTCGACGGCCTTGAGCCAGCAACCCTCACATCACCCCCTCAAGGCCTCGTCCCAACGCCAGAGTTCCTCCGCTCAGCCGTCGTGAGCCCCTCGGTATCCTTCTCCCAAGTACGACTAGCAGTTCCCAAAATCCGCTCTCACATTGTCCGTGCCCTCGAAAAGGGAGTCCTTCAAGGGGAATCCACCCTCGAAGAAGCCTCCAAAATCCCAGAAAACACCATCCTCGAGGCCAAAAACCCCGCCCGCCCCCGCGAACCCTCCCATATTACTGCCACCAAGCGCGGTGCCCTCCTCTGGCAAGACTACCTCCCCCgcgccatcatcctcctaACAGGCAACAAGCACTTCTGGGCAGCCGCCTGCGAAGACGGCACCCTCCACACCTGGACGCCCGCCGGCCGCCGCCTCTTGAACGGCATTATACTCGAGTCCCAACCCATAATCCTCGAGTCAAGAGACCACTGGCTCCTATGCGTAACATCAGTAGGCATGTGCCACGTCTTCAACATAAAAACCATGTCCGCTGCCCACCCACCCGTATCCCTCGCCCCCATCCTCGACATTGCCATCACTTCTTTATCTCCAGACGGACCAACAGCTGCCCCGGGAGTAACCTCCGCCCACCTCAACAGTCTCGGCACAATCGTGGTAACCCTCTCCAACGGCGACGGATTCTACTACTCGCCCACATTATACACCTGGCAACGCCTCTCCGAGTCCTGGTGGGCGCTAGGATCCCAATACTGGAACAGCAACGACTCGTCGCTTaccgccctctcctcaacAGCAGTCGGCCCCTCGGCGCCGGCGAAGAAACCTAAGtcaggtggtgatgataaACCCGACATTTCGGCGGGTATAATCCCCCACTTGGAGCGGCACACGACAACAGAATTCCTCGTCAAGGGACGGGCGTACACCTTGCAGCGACTGATCAAGCAACTCGTAGCCAAGGACGGGTTTGAAGGGTTCGAATCGGTTGTTTCTGTCGCCCACTTGGAGAACCGCATGGCGGGGGCTCTGGCCTTGGGGGCAAAGGAGGAGTTTAGGTTGTATCTATTCATGTACGCCAAACGGATCGGTGCCGAAGGATTGCGGTCAAAGGTGGAGGAATTACTCAACACGTTGGTAGGAGGCGTGTTGCAAGACAATaaggatggggtggaaaagggaaggggCTGGTTTGataagggggaggtgatttgtggttgggagaggaaggagttgCTGAaaggggtggtgttgattcTTG GCAAATTCAGGGATTTGCAGAGGACGACGGTGCAATACGCTAGGATACTGGGGTTGACGGCCGGgaatgaggaggatgaggaggatggggaaaagacgaatggggtggtggaccaGATGGAGGAGTAA
- the SCT1 gene encoding Glycerol-3-phosphate/dihydroxyacetone phosphate acyltransferase (COG:I; EggNog:ENOG503NVRF) gives MSETTQLQTQQAAAPQSAANPKPAKELYPMVGWKYDSFLWIMSLLEDTFFREVHPRSAWRVPKHGPVLFVAAPHANQFVDALVLLRTLQKEAKRRVSLLIAQKSVSGFIGWASRQVGCVPVGRPQDSAKPGQGTVYLPNPVDDPTLVRGIGTNFTEFGEVGGIIFLPSAKGQSGESLDISEVIGPEEVRIKRPPKGKLAMSQLTGRDDVDANGKLLNKEDKRPREGYQGIKYKIAPHVDQSKVFQAVFDRLASGGCVGIFPEGGSHDRTELLPLKAGVALMALGTLADHPDCGLKIVPVGMNYFHAHKFRSRAVVEFGAPLDIPRNLVDAYSNGGTEGRREAVGQVLDMVHEALSAVTVSVPDYDTLMVIQAARRLYNPTGKPLPLPVVVELNRRLALGYEKYKEDPRVKELKEAVTEYNKQLRYLDIRDHQVEKAKLSWFTVVATFLQRVVILFLLSAGVIPGLLLFAPVFIACKVISHKKAKEALAGSVVKVQGKDVIATWKLLVALALAPLCYNTYAIITLYMVHKHRYYGWVPEWVPFWAVYIACCIFFILLTFAALRFGEVGMDILKSLRPLALCINPASSYNVAKLRERRAELKAQVTDIINTIGPEMFPDFEHSRLLAPADSAARAAARREAGVNSPPISPNRPSYDRRSSYGVSVNGSDSPPFQAPTRRNTTSSSRNIPYNESFSNIAQAQIFATRPTTPSNHSRASSSGGRPGSAGFPVAGFTTLDSAEGFDEASKKIRAAMKERGEMRRRKSQARQFMMGDEGTSEEDGSDGVEFGDRRKGQ, from the exons ATGTCCGAAACAACACAGCTGCAGACGCAGCAAGCGGCGGCACCCCAGAGTGCCGCCAACCCAAAGCCCGCGAAGGAGCTCTATCCGATGGTGGGCTGGAAGTATGACAGCTTCCTCTGGATAATGTCGCTGCTGGAGGACACGTTCTTTCGAGAGGTGCATCCGCGTAGTGCTTGGAGAGTGCCCAAACATGGCCCTGTTCTGTTCGTGGCTGCCCCGCATGCCAACCAG TTCGTCGATGCTCTCGTTTTGCTGAGAACACTACAGAAGGAAGCCAAAAGGCGAGTTTCGCTGCTTATCGCGCAAAAGTCAGTGTCTGGCTTCATCGGATGGGCATCTCGCCAGGTGGGCTGCGTGCCAGTAGGACGACCGCAGGACTCGGCGAAGCCCGGTCAGGGCACTGTTTACCTTCCCAATCCAGTGGATGACCCTACGCTTGTTCGTGGGATCGGTACCAATTTCACTGAATTTGGAGAGGTGGGCGGTatcatcttcctcccttCGGCTAAGGGTCAGAGCGGAGAAAGTTTGGATATCAGCGAAGTTATTGGACCCGAGGAGGTTCGCATCAAGCGGCCGCCCAAGGGGAAGCTGGCCATGTCACAGCTTACTGGCCGTGATGATGTGGATGCGAATGGCAAGCTTCTCAacaaggaggacaagaggCCCAGGGAGGGGTATCAGGGCATCAAATACAAGATCGCGCCGCATGTGGACCAGTCCAAAGTGTTCCAGGCCGTGTTTGATCGTTTGGCGTCTGGGGGTTGCGTTGGTATCTTCCCTGAGGGAGGCAGTCATGATCGGACTGAGCTGTTGCCTTTGAAGGCGGGTGTGGCGCTGATGGCGCTGGGAACACTGGCGGATCATCCTGATTGCGGCCTCAAGATTGTGCCTGTGGGCATGAATTACTTCCACGCTCACAAGTTCCGCTCGAGAGCCGTTGTGGAGTTTGGGGCTCCTTTGGATATTCCGCGGAACCTGGTTGACGCGTATTCGAACGGCGGGACGGAGGGGAGACGTGAGGCAGTGGGTCAGGTCTTGGACATGGTACACGAAGCCCTGAGCGCTGTCACCGTTTCGGTGCCCGACTATGACACCTTGATGGTTATTCAGGCTGCGAGACGGCTTTACAACCCGACCGGCAAGCCACTGCCGCTTCCTGTGGTCGTCGAACTTAACAGGCGGCTGGCCTTGGGCTACGAGAAGTATAAGGAAGATCCGCGCGTCAAGGAGCTCAAAGAGGCGGTCACCGAGTACAATAAGCAGCTCCGGTACCTCGACATCCGGGACCACCAGGTTGAAAAGGCGAAGCTTTCGTGGTTTACCGTTGTCGCAACGTTCCTCCAGCGCGTTGTGATattgtttcttttgtctgCGGGTGTGATTCCGGGTCTGCTGCTTTTTGCGCCCGTGTTCATCGCCTGCAAGGTCATCAGTCACAAAAAGGCCAAGGAAGCCCTCGCTGGCTCTGTGGTCAAAGTCCAGGGCAAGGACGTCATTGCTACTTGGAAACTGCTGGTCGCCTTGGCTTTGGCTCCTCTCTGCTACAACACCTATGCCATCATCACGCTATACATGGTGCACAAGCACCGGTATTATGGCTGGGTCCCTGAATGGGTACCCTTCTGGGCTGTGTACATCGCCTGCTGCATCTTTTTCATCCTACTCACCTTTGCCGCATTGCGCTTTGGAGAAGTTGGGATGGATATTCTGAAGTCGCTGCGGCCACTTGCCCTCTGCATCAACCCTGCGTCCAGCTACAATGTGGCCAAGTTGCGGGAGAGACGCGCCGAGCTGAAGGCGCAGGTGAcggacatcatcaacacGATTGGCCCCGAGATGTTCCCCGACTTTGAGCACAGTCGCTTGTTGGCTCCAGCTGATTCCGCCGCCCGGGCAGCAGCTCGCAGGGAAGCCGGTGTCAACAGCCCGCCCATCTCACCCAACCGGCCTTCCTACGACCGCCGTTCCAGCTATGGCGTCTCAGTCAACGGAAGCGACAGCCCGCCATTCCAGGCACCCACAAGAAGgaacaccacctcctccagccgcAACATCCCCTACAACGAATCATTCAGCAACATCGCGCAAGCGCAGATTTTTGCTACCAGGCCGACGACGCCTTCTAATCACAGTCGGGCAAGCAGTTCGGGGGGCAGGCCGGGATCGGCTGGTTTCCCGGTGGCTGGGTTCACGACGTTGGATAGCGCCGAGGGATTTGACGAGGCGAGCAAAAAGATTAGGGCTgcgatgaaggagaggggggagatgagaCGGCGAAAGAGCCAGGCGAGGCAGTTTAtgatgggggatgaggggactagtgaggaggatgggagtgatggggttgagtttGGTGATCGGAGGAAGGGGCAGTGA
- a CDS encoding hypothetical protein (EggNog:ENOG503NV00; COG:O; BUSCO:EOG092614ZG): MPSYSYHLIFELYATPDPTTSAVADTINDIWVPTPTCPTIFDDLPSHTPRSARPPSPRHLPFRPNHQSHHLYEAGPSSVPPPDFSYASGKVIDCGRHRGTTNVEPNQDITPNPATKRRNIVHVSERQWRERETSADIPLKPEIQGIGPNKATKDWRFGRINIESFDPASVPSNNGKAKEVIMEGHGRQPAASLGPNLGGMGQNTKGRYIPAVNTKNTEAGWGIVHLYREANEFSALNSPPPIPPPPGLQDSGVGEEGTVLCIPAVPSYMSPSDFLGFIGEPWRGSVSHYRMVSTSRMNRYMVLMKFKDKKTATEWRKEFDGRPFDTLAESEICHVTFIKSITVETPGRKGSEGAGGGKGETGMINSLRPFPPPTPSLVELPTCAVCLERMDDTAGLMTILCQHVFHCTCLQTWKTRGCPICRATNPLTKQQQELDDEGNPYAKPFGHGVSNLCSVCDAPDNLWICLICGNVGCGRYQRGHAKEHWKETAHSFSLELVTQHVWDYAGDMWVHRLIRDKGDGKVVELPSGNTNTAGSGRGEDMDVVPRAKLENIGLEYTHLLTSQLESQRVYFEEMVNKAADKATKAAAAAEKAAGQAKEALRELGELREECRFLREETVPGLEKDLARENARGQKSAELARSLGKALQEEKQVTKGLMERIEHLKKEGEKNAALVQELRRENEGLKEMNHDLTMFISGQEKLKEMEKEGQLQEGELEEGTVGVAGGSKKKKKGKNKK; this comes from the coding sequence ATGCCGTCCTATTCCTATCATTTAATCTTCGAGCTTTATGCGACGCCCGAtcccaccacctctgccGTCGCCGATACCATCAACGACATCTGGGTCCCCACCCCAACCTGCCCGACAATCTTTGACGATCTCCCCTCTCACACTCCACGCAGCGCTCGcccgccttctcctcgacatcTTCCATTTCGACCGAATCATCAGAGTCACCATCTCTACGAAGCCGGACCAAGCTCCGTTCCTCCACCAGACTTTTCCTACGCGTCAGGCAAGGTAATCGACTGCGGCCGCCACCGAGGAACAACAAACGTAGAGCCCAACCAAGATATCACCCCGAACCCCGCCACCAAGCGACGCAACATCGTTCACGTAAGTGAGCGTCAGTGGCGCGAGAGGGAGACCTCAGCCGACATCCCTCTCAAACCCGAAATTCAAGGGATAGGGCCCAACAAGGCAACCAAAGACTGGCGATTCGGGCGCATCAACATTGAGAGCTTCGATCCCGCGTCTGTCCCATCAAACAACGGAAAGGCGAAAGAAGTCATCATGGAGGGACACGGCAGGCAGCCGGCGGCCAGCCTAGGTCCTAACCTAGGCGGCATGGGACAAAACACCAAAGGCCGTTACATCCCAGCAGTAAACACAAAGAACACGGAAGCTGGTTGGGGAATCGTGCATCTATACCGGGAAGCCAACGAGTTCTCGGCGCTGaactcaccacccccaataCCACCCCCACCAGGACTACAAGACAgcggggttggcgaggagggaaCAGTTTTGTGTATCCCAGCGGTGCCATCCTACATGTCACCATCGGATTTCTTGGGGTTCATTGGTGAGCCCTGGAGGGGAAGCGTAAGCCATTACCGAATGGTCTCGACAAGCAGGATGAACCGGTACATGGTCCTCATGAAGTTCAAAGACAAAAAGACGGCCACGGAATGGAGAAAAGAGTTTGACGGGCGGCCATTTGATACCTTGGCAGAGAGCGAGATATGTCATGTCACGTTTATCAAGAGCATCACTGTCGAGACAccaggaagaaaagggagCGAAGGCGCcggggggggaaagggagagacGGGCATGATCAATTCCCTTCGccctttcccaccaccaacaccaagtcTAGTCGAGCTGCCTACCTGCGCGGTTTGTCTCGAGAGAATGGACGACACGGCCGGGTTGATGACGATTTTGTGCCAACACGTGTTTCACTGCACGTGTCTCCAGACATGGAAGACGAGGGGCTGCCCTATCTGCAGGGCGACGAACCCGCTCacgaagcagcagcaggagcttgatgatgaagggAACCCCTACGCGAAGCCGTTTGGGCACGGGGTTAGTAATTTGTGCAGTGTGTGCGACGCGCCCGACAACCTCTGGATCTGCCTGATATGCGGCAATGTTGGGTGCGGGAGGTACCAGAGGGGGCATGCGAAGGAGCATTGGAAGGAGACGGCGCACAGTTTTAGTCTGGAGTTGGTGACGCAGCACGTGTGGGATTATGCGGGTGACATGTGGGTGCACAGGTTGATTAGGGATaagggggatgggaaggtggTTGAGCTGCCTAGTGGTAATACCAATACTgctgggagtgggaggggggaggatatgGATGTTGTGCCAAGGGCGAAGTTGGAGAATATCGGGTTGGAGTACACGCATTTGCTGACTAGTCAGTTAGAGAGTCAGAGGGTGTATtttgaggagatggtgaaTAAGGCTGCGGATAAGGCGaccaaggcggcggcggcggcggagaaggcTGCGGGACAGGCGAAggaggcgttgagggagttgggggagctgagggaggagtgtaggtttttgagggaggagacggtgCCGGGTTTGGAGAAGGatttggcgagggagaatgCTAGGGGGCAGAAGAGTGCGGAGTTGGCGAGGAGTTTGGGCAAGGCTttgcaggaggagaagcaggtCACcaaggggttgatggagaggATTGAACATTtgaagaaagagggggagaagaatgCGGCGTTGGTGCAGGAGTTGAGACGGGAGAACGAGGGCCTGAAAGAGATGAATCACGATTTGACCATGTTTATCAGTGGGCaggaaaagctaaaggaaatggagaaggaggggcagcTACAGGAGGGCGAGTTGGAAGAGGGGACGGTGGGAGTTGCTGGGGGGAgtaagaagaagaagaaggggaagaataAGAAGTAG